A stretch of DNA from Roseovarius sp. M141:
AGATGGCGCAAGGCCCGTATGGCGGGGCCGTAACAATGGTCCGCAAAGGGGCAGGGCAATGCCGCGATGGATGTTCTTTGTTCCGGTCATCGCGCTGATCGCCGCAAGCGCGGTCATTGGCCTGTCGCTGGGCCGCAAGGCGGTTCGCGGGGCGGAAACGGATGTAATCGTGCAGATCGCCGCGCGCTATGTGGCCGAGACCGGCGGCACTGCGCGCCCGACCGATTGCACCGCGCGCCCTGCTGTATCAGAGGGGCTGTGGCTGGTCATCACCTGCGCGGCGCCCGGGCGGGGCGGGCAGGAGTATTTCATCGACCATTTCGGCGCCGTGCGGGATGTGGGGCAAGTGCCTGCGCATGCGCCACATGGCGATTGATCAAGGGCGCACACCCGCGTGATCGGCCCATCAAAAAGGGCCGCCCGTTGCCGGACGGCCCCTGTTTGGCAAGGCTACGCGCTATCAGAAGCGGTGGACATAGGCCATGCCGACGACCAGCGGATCAATGTCGACCTTGCCAATGTTGGCGCCGCCGACCTTCACGTCGGTGCCGATATCGATATAGCGCATGTCAAAGCGCAGCGATCCCGCGTCCGAGATCTTGAGGTCGACACCCGCATGGGCGGCCAGGCCCCAGCTGTCGCCGAGGCTGAGAGGCACGCCCGCCAGCGCGCCGGTGCCCACGTCATCGAAAAATGTCGTGTAGTTGACGCCAAGGCCGATGAAGGGCGTGATCTTGCTCTGGTTGACGAAGTGGTACTGGATGGAAATGACCGGGGGCAGGTGCTTGGTCTTGCCGACGGTGCCGGCACCGGCCAGCTTGATATTGTGCTCGAACGGCCAGGCGCCCAGTACTTCGATGCCGATCTTGTCCGCGACGAAATACTCGAAGGTCAGGGTCGGGCGGGTGCTGGTGCCCACGCTGATCGAACCGGCCGCCGTGTTCGAGCTGCCCTGAGGATTGACGTTATGCACGCCGATACCGATGGTCATGTCGCCCTTGGACTGGGCAAGGGCCGGGGCGGCGGCCGCGATGATGGCAGCAGCGGTGGCGGCGGCGAGGGCTTTGGTGTAGATGGTCATGTCACTTATTCCTTCCAGGTTCACGCCCCGGATAAGCGGCGTTGCGGTGGTCCACTTTGACGTGAATCAAATCGCTGTTCAGGACGGGTTTAGCCGCTTTTTTGTGGCTAAAATGCCACAATCACCAAGCTGCGTGCAGCCCGCATGCGGCGGCGACCTACGTGAGGGCGGGATGAAATCAGCCTATCAGCGATAAACCCGGTTCAACCTTCATGGGTTATCGCCGGGCGCGTCGCGTCGTACCCTTTGCGCCGCACGGAAATTACAATGACGGGAGAGACCCATGATTACGCTCTATCACGTGCCGCAAAGCCGCTCTATGCGGGTGTTGTGGCTGCTGAACGAGCTGGAGGTGGAACACCGTCTGGTCGAAATGCCCTTCGACGGATCGCTCGGCACCGAGGAATTTCTGACCCGATCCCCCGCCGGGCGCGTGCCGGCGCTGGAGATTGAGGGCGAGCGCATGTTCGAAAGCGGCGCCATGGTGGAATATCTGTGCGAGCGGTTCCCCGAGCGCGGCATCGGACGGCTGCCCGGCGCGATGGACCGGATGGCATGGCTGGTCTGGGTGCATTTCGCCGAGACGGTGACGCAGCATGTCGCGGCCCTGACCCAGCAGCACGTTGTGCTGCCCCCCCGCGATCAAAGCGCCGCTGTGATGCGCATCGAGAGCGCGCGTCTGAGGCAATGCTATGACGCGATCGAGGCGCGCCTGAGCACCCCGGTTGAGAATCGCGACTATCTGCTGACCGGCGGCTACTCCGCCGCCGATATCTGCGTGGGCCAGGCGATCTATATGGCGCGCCATTTCGCCACGCTGGACGGCTATCCCGAACTGGCCGCGTGGTTCGAGCGGATCACCGAGCGGCAAAGCTATCTGGATGCGCTCCCCGCCGAAGGGTCCAGCCGTATGTTTGAACGCGATTTCTATACGTCACCGGCGGGGTAGGAGCGGGGACTGCGCGCTGTCTGGCAAGGGCTGGGCAGCGGCGTTGCGGCCCGCGTTTTCGCCCGGCGCAGGTTGACCCCACCCAAGGGCAGAGATAGATACATCAGCAGTCAACTTTGCCACTTGCCTGCCCGCGCCTGTCACCGGTGCGCTGCACCCAGGCAGAAAAGGAGCCGCTCTTGGAAGAGATGTTGAGGGAATACCTTCCCATCCTGGTCTTTCTGGCCATCGCCATCGGCCTTGGCGTCGTGCTGATCCTGGCGTCGCTGATCCTCAAGGGGCGCGATCCCGACCCCGAAAAGGTCAGCGCGTATGAGTGCGGCTTTAACGCGTTCGATGATGCGCGGATGAAATTCGACGTACGGTTTTACCTTGTGGCGATCCTGTTCATCATCTTCGATCTCGAAATTGCCATGCTGTTCCCGTGGGCAGTGGCGTTCCAGGACATCAGCATGACGGCCTTCTGGTCGATGATGTTCTTTCTGGGCGTGCTGACCATCGGCTTTGCCTATGAGTGGAAAAAAGGAGCCTTGGAATGGGAGTAGCCGCGTCACCGAACCATGCGGGCGCCGACCGCGAGGTCGCCACGCAGGACCTGAACCGCGAATTGCAGGACAAGGGGTTCTTGCTGACCGCGTCCTCGGATATCATCAACTGGGCGCGCACCGGCAGTTTGCACTGGATGACCTTCGGCCTTGCCTGTTGTGCGGTTGAGATGATGCACACCTCGATGCCGCGCTATGACGCCGAGCGGTTTGGTATCGCGCCGCGTGCCAGCCCGCGCCAGTCGGATGTGATGATCGTTGCCGGCACGCTGACCAACAAGATGGCCCCGGCCCTGCGCAAGGTCTATGACCAGATGCCCGAGCCGCGCTATGTCATCTCGATGGGCAGTTGCGCCAATGGCGGCGGCTATTATCACTACAGCTATTCCGTGGTGCGCGGCTGTGACCGGATCGTGCCGGTCGATATCTATGTGCCGGGCTGCCCGCCGACCGCCGAGGCGCTGCTGTATGGTATCCTGCAACTGCAACGCAAGATCCGCCGCACCGGAACGATCACCCGCTAGGGCGGGTGCATCGCTGATTGCAAGGGGAAAGAGATGACCGAAGCGCTCAAGGAACTGGGCTCGCATATCGAGATGAAGCGCGCGGATTGCGTGCTGGGCTGGTCTGTCGCCAATGGCGAACTGACGGTCGACGTGGCGCTCAGCAGCATCAGGGGGCTGGTGGAGTTTCTGAAAACCGACAGCACCTGCCGGTTCTCGACGCTGGTCGACATCACGGCCGTCGACTACCCCGAGCGGGCCAAGCGGTTCGACGTGGTCTATCATTTCCTCAGCATGTACCAGAACCAACGCATCCGCCTGCGCGTCGCGGCGCGCGCCGACGACATGGTGCCGTCGATCACCGAAATCCACCGCTCGGCCAACTGGTTCGAGCGTGAGGTGTTCGACATGTTCGGCCTGCTGTTCTCCGGCCATCCCGACCTGCGCCGCATCCTGACGGATTACGGTTTCCGCGGCCATCCGCTGCGCAAGGATTTCCCGACCTCCGGCTATACCGAAGTGCGCTATGACGAAGCGCAAAAGCGCGTGGTTTATGAGCCGGTTTCGCTGGTGCAGGAATACCGCCAGTTCGATTTCATGTCGCCATGGGAGGGGGCCGAATACATCCTGCCCGGTGATGAGAAGAGCGGCGACAAGAAAGAGGGGGCGAAGTGATGGACGGCGATATCCGCAGTAATACCTATGACGACGGAACGCGCGACTACGAGTCGGGCGAGCAGAAGATCCGCAACTTCAACATCAACTTCGGCCCGCAACACCCTGCCGCGCACGGCGTTCTGCGTCTGGTGCTGGAACTGGACGGCGAGATTGTCGAGCGGTGCGATCCCCATATCGGCCTGCTGCATCGCGGTACTGAAAAGCTGATGGAATCGCGCACCTATCTGCAAAACCTGCCCTATTTCGACCGGCTGGATTACGTCGCGCCGATGAATCAGGAACATGCCTGGTGCCTCGCCATCGAGCGTCTGACCGGCATCGAGGTGCCGCGCCGCGCCAGCCTGATCCGTGTGCTGTATTGCGAAATTGGCCGTATCCTGAACCATCTGATGAACGTCACGACGCAGGCGATGGACGTCGGTGCGCTGACTCCGCCGGTCTGGGGGTTCGAAGAGCGCGAGAAGCTGATGATTTTCTACGAGCGGGCCTGTGGTGCGCGCCTTCACGCGGCCTATTTCCGGCCTGGCGGCGTGCATCAGGATCTGCCCAGCGACCTGCTGGACGATATCGAGACCTGGGCCAAGGCATTTCCGGCCTTCATGAACGATCTTGATGGCCTTCTGACCGAAAACCGCATTTTCAAGCAGCGCAACGTCGATATCGGCAAGGTCAGCGAACAGGACGCGCTGGATTGGGGATTCTCGGGTGTCATGGTGCGCGGTAGCGGCATGGCATGGGATTTGCGCCGCGCCCAGCCCTATGAATGCTATGACGAATTCGAATTCCAGATCCCTGTTGGCACGAATGGCGATTGCTATGACCGCTACCTCGTCCGCATGGAAGAGATGCGCCAGTCGACCCATATCATCCATCAGGCCATCGAGAAGCTGCGCGCCCCCGAGGGGCAGGGCGATATCCTTGCCCGTGGCAAGATCACCCCACCCAAGCGCAGCGACATGAAAACGTCGATGGAGGCGCTGATCCATCACTTCAAACTCTATACCGAGGGTTTCCACGTCCCCGAGGGCGAGATTTACGTCGCGGTCGAGGCGCCCAAGGGCGAATTCGGCGTCTATCTTGTCAGCGATGGCACCAACAAACCCTACCGCGCCAAGATACGCGCGCCGGGATATCTGCATTTGCAGGCGATGGACTATGTCGCGGGCGGCCATCAACTGGCCGATATCGCCGCGATCATCGGCACGATGGATGTCGTGTTCGGGGAGATCGACAGATGATGCGCCTTGCCGCCCTTCTTGCGATCCTGATGCCGGTTGCCGCGTCCGCGCTGGACGTGGGCAGCAGTGATTTCAGGCATTCCTCGGACCTGGTGGCCGATGGGTTCACGCCTTTTGCGGTCTCCGGGGCCGGGGGCGCCCTCTACGGATTGACCAAAGCAGATATGCTGTATCTGTGTTTCCTCGCTGATAGCAGTGATGCACAGGCGACGCGTCAGGCGACGCTTCTGGCGGAAATCCGGGGCGATGCGCCGGATACTGCCGTGCCGAATATCCCTGTCATCTGCGTGCTTACTCAATAGGATCTGCCATGTTACGCCGCCTGCACCCCGACCAGCCCGCATCCTTTGCCTTCACCCCGGCCAATCAGGCATGGGCCGAGGCGCAGATTGCCAAATTTCCCGAGGGCCGTCAGGCGTCGGCGATCATTCCGCTGATGTGGCGCGCCCACGAGCAGGAAGGCTGGCTGACCCGTCCCGCAATCGAAGGCATCGCCGACATGCTGGGCATGGCCTATATGCGCGCGCTGGAAGTGGCGTCGTTCTATTTTCAGTTCCAGTTGCAGCCGACGGGTAGCGTGGCGATGATTCAGATCTGCGGCACCACGTCTTGCATGATCTGCGGCGCCGAGGATCTGATGGCCGTGTGCCGGGAAAAGATCGCCGATAAGCCCCACACTGTCAGCGCCGATGGCAAGTTCAGCTGGGAAGAGGTGGAATGTCAGGGCGCCTGTGCCAACGCACCGATGGCGATGATCGGCAAGGATTACTACGAGGATCTGACGGCGGACCGCCTGCGC
This window harbors:
- a CDS encoding OmpW family protein; its protein translation is MTIYTKALAAATAAAIIAAAAPALAQSKGDMTIGIGVHNVNPQGSSNTAAGSISVGTSTRPTLTFEYFVADKIGIEVLGAWPFEHNIKLAGAGTVGKTKHLPPVISIQYHFVNQSKITPFIGLGVNYTTFFDDVGTGALAGVPLSLGDSWGLAAHAGVDLKISDAGSLRFDMRYIDIGTDVKVGGANIGKVDIDPLVVGMAYVHRF
- a CDS encoding glutathione S-transferase family protein, which encodes MITLYHVPQSRSMRVLWLLNELEVEHRLVEMPFDGSLGTEEFLTRSPAGRVPALEIEGERMFESGAMVEYLCERFPERGIGRLPGAMDRMAWLVWVHFAETVTQHVAALTQQHVVLPPRDQSAAVMRIESARLRQCYDAIEARLSTPVENRDYLLTGGYSAADICVGQAIYMARHFATLDGYPELAAWFERITERQSYLDALPAEGSSRMFERDFYTSPAG
- a CDS encoding NADH-quinone oxidoreductase subunit A → MEEMLREYLPILVFLAIAIGLGVVLILASLILKGRDPDPEKVSAYECGFNAFDDARMKFDVRFYLVAILFIIFDLEIAMLFPWAVAFQDISMTAFWSMMFFLGVLTIGFAYEWKKGALEWE
- a CDS encoding NADH-quinone oxidoreductase subunit B family protein; translated protein: MGVAASPNHAGADREVATQDLNRELQDKGFLLTASSDIINWARTGSLHWMTFGLACCAVEMMHTSMPRYDAERFGIAPRASPRQSDVMIVAGTLTNKMAPALRKVYDQMPEPRYVISMGSCANGGGYYHYSYSVVRGCDRIVPVDIYVPGCPPTAEALLYGILQLQRKIRRTGTITR
- a CDS encoding NADH-quinone oxidoreductase subunit C: MTEALKELGSHIEMKRADCVLGWSVANGELTVDVALSSIRGLVEFLKTDSTCRFSTLVDITAVDYPERAKRFDVVYHFLSMYQNQRIRLRVAARADDMVPSITEIHRSANWFEREVFDMFGLLFSGHPDLRRILTDYGFRGHPLRKDFPTSGYTEVRYDEAQKRVVYEPVSLVQEYRQFDFMSPWEGAEYILPGDEKSGDKKEGAK
- a CDS encoding NADH-quinone oxidoreductase subunit D, with translation MDGDIRSNTYDDGTRDYESGEQKIRNFNINFGPQHPAAHGVLRLVLELDGEIVERCDPHIGLLHRGTEKLMESRTYLQNLPYFDRLDYVAPMNQEHAWCLAIERLTGIEVPRRASLIRVLYCEIGRILNHLMNVTTQAMDVGALTPPVWGFEEREKLMIFYERACGARLHAAYFRPGGVHQDLPSDLLDDIETWAKAFPAFMNDLDGLLTENRIFKQRNVDIGKVSEQDALDWGFSGVMVRGSGMAWDLRRAQPYECYDEFEFQIPVGTNGDCYDRYLVRMEEMRQSTHIIHQAIEKLRAPEGQGDILARGKITPPKRSDMKTSMEALIHHFKLYTEGFHVPEGEIYVAVEAPKGEFGVYLVSDGTNKPYRAKIRAPGYLHLQAMDYVAGGHQLADIAAIIGTMDVVFGEIDR